GAGCGGGGCATGACATCCATCTACATCGCTTCCAACGGGAAAAAAATCAAAGAGTCCCTGGCCAGCCAGAGAAAAGAGGTGGACAAGGTCGCCGGCCGGCTCAAAAGCTACCTCTCCCAGCATCCAGAAATCGCCCCGAAGAAACTGATTACGATGCTGCTGGGCATTCTCCACAAAAAGCGCCAGCAGATCGATACGCTGGAGATCACGTTCGACGAAGCCTTCTTCAACTACTACTCCGTCCTGATCAAGGCGCTGCTGGACGAAATCGACGCGGTGAGTTCGACGGGACCCGACAGCGAGATCACCAACGAAGCGAAAGCCTTCATCAGCTTCGCCAAGGCGAAAGAGGCGAGCGGCATCGAACGCGGATTCATGTCCTACATCCTCACGCGCTATACGAAAATGAGCGACGAAGAGCTGCAGAAATGGATCCACTACATCGGCAAGGCCGATACGTACGAATACAGCTTCATCGGGGATGAAAACCTCAGAAAGAGGATCCGGACAATCCTGGAGAACGACGAGGCCAAAGAGATCTTCGACGAACTGGCGCAGGCACGCACCGAAATTCTCCACTCCATCAACGACGGATACTATACGATCGACCCGACACTGTGGTTCAACCTCAACACCGAAAAGATCTCCATCCTCGTCAACGCCCAGAAGGTGATCATGAAGGAGATGAACCGCAAGACGGCCGAAACGCTGCAGGAGCAGATGTATATCGCCGTCGCGTCGGGCGCGCTCTGGATCATCTCCATCATCCTGGCGATCATCGGCTTCATCGTCAGCCGAGAAATTACGCAGAACATCAAAAACCTCGAAACCATTCTGCAGAACGTGGCGGAATCGACCAATCAGAAAGTGGATATCAACCTCGACACGCCGGAAGGCACGGCGAAAGCCTACGCGCTGCTGCAGGCGATCATCGAAGAGACGCGCCGCGAACAGCAGCGCGCCGAAGAGGCGAGCGAAGCGAAATCGCTCTTTCTTGCGAACATGTCCCACGAAATCCGCACGCCTCTTAACGGTATCGTCGGCTTTACCGAGCTGCTGAAAAACACCGAGCTTAAAGGGGAGCAGAAAGAGTTCGTCAGCATCATCGAAAAGAGCTCGGAAAACCTTCTGGAGATCATCAACAACATTCTCGACCTCTCCAAGATCGAGAGCAACAAGGTCGAGATCGAAAACATCGTCTTCAACCCGATCGAAGAGTTCGAGAGCGCCGTCGAAATCTACGCCGTCAAAGCGGCCGAAAAGCACGTCAACCTCGCCTGTTTCATCGATCCCCGTCTGAACCAGCCCATCAAGGGCGACCCGACGAAGATCAAGGAAATCCTGATCAACCTGATGAGCAACGCCGTCAAGTTCACGAACCAGGGCGGATCGATCAATGTGGAGATCCGCAAGGTCCACGCCAGCGATCCCGAAAAGTGCGCCATCAGCTTCAGTGTCGAAGATACCGGCATCGGTATCTCGCCGGACAAGAAAGCGCACATCTTCGAAGCCTTCTCCCAGGCCGACACGAGCGTCACACGCAAATTCGGCGGCACGGGTCTTGGCCTGACTATCTCCGCACGTTACGCGGAACTGATGGGGGGCAAACTCGACCTCGAGAGTGAGCTGGGCAAAGGGACGAAATTCTTCTTCACGATCGAGTTCGAAGAACTCCCGCAGATGAACGAAGATCTCAGAGACCACTTCACCAACGTCTCCGTCGCCTTCTTCACTTCGCCCTCACAGAGCAAGAAGCAGGACGAGTACATCAAGGAGTACCTGGACTACTTCGGCGCGCAGTTCATTCCTTTCAGCGCGCCCGAAGAGCTCATAAAACTCGCCACGGAGAAGAAGGCGCAATCCGCGCTCATCGACGCGGACTACGCCTCCGACAGCGATCTGAGGAAAATGGGCAAAACGCCGATTCACTGCAACGTCATCATCAAATCGACCCAGCAGAAACGGATCGAGGCACTGAGGCTCCACTGCGAAAAGATCATCTACGAACCGGTCAACGTGACGAAAATGATCTCGCTGCTGAAAGCGGCGACCTCCGAAGTGACCAAAGAGGCGAGACGTCCGCTTCTGGACATCGACCACATCGGATTCAGCGCCAAGGCGCTCGTGGCCGAGGACAATACGATCAACCAGAAACTCATCAAGCGGACCCTCGAAGACCTGGGGCTGACCGTCGAACTGGCGGACAATGGTCTCGAAGCTTTCGAAAAGCGCAGAAACGGCGATTACGACATCATCTTCATGGATATCTCGATGCCGGTGATGGACGGGGTGGAAGCGACCCACGAGATTCTCGACTACGAAGAGGACGAAGACATTCCCCACGTGCCCATCATCGCCCTGACGGCCAACGCACTCAAAGGCGACAGGGAGAGGTTCCTGGCGGAGGGTCTCGACGAATACACGACCAAACCGCTCATTAGAGAAGAGATCGTCTCCATCCTGAAAAAGTTCCTCGGCGACAAAATGTACACCAAAGAGCCTACCGAAAGCGCGGCAAAACGGATGGAAAAGAGCAAGAAGGCGGCAGCCGCCGCGACGGCACCGCAGGAGAGCGTAAGTTTCGACGAGGTGCAAGAGGCCGCTTTGGCGACCGAGGAAACGGCGGCTCCCGGCGACACAGCGAAAGCCGATACGATCCTTGTCTTGAAAAAAAGTCCGTTAGAGGGTAAAATTTTCGCCAATCTTTTGCATCAGCTCGGTTACAAAGTCGACATGGCGGAATCACCCAAGGAGCTCGGGGACAAACTGAACGAGAATGTCGCCATCGTCTTTGTCGACAAGGAGACGGAGGGGCTGGCACTCGAACCCCTCAGCCGCGAAGTGAAGATGAGCGCGCCCCAGGCGGCACTCATCCTCATGACCGACCCGGCGACGCAGGTGGACGAAAACGAGCGCCGCTTCTGCGACGAAGTGATCATCAACCTCGTCAACCGGGACCTGATACGACTGATCATCGAAAAATTTATGAAACACGAAGGATAACCGAATGGGCAAAATCAAAGTGCTGGTTGTCGATGACGATATGATCAACAGGAAGCTCATGGCAGCCATGCTCAAGAAGCATCCCAATATCGGCGAGATCATCGAAGCGGCCGACGGTCAGGAAGCGATCACGCTCCTGCGCGATCTCGATGATATCGACGTGGTACTGCTCGATATCATCATGCCGATCATGGACGGTATCTCCGTCCTGCAGATCATGAATTCCGACCCGAAACTTCAGAACATCCCCGTCATCGTCCTGACGACCGACGAGTCGAAAAAGACCGAAGCGCTCAACAGCGGCGCCAACGACTTCATCGCCAAACCGGTCCGCGAACAGGATATCGTCGGCAAGATCGAACGCCTCACCTCCCTTTGAAACAAAAAAGGCGGAAAAAACCGCCTTTTGGTTTCCCCCGCCCTCTCTTCTTGGCCCATGACGGCGCCGTCATTCGATAATCAACGCCTCTTTGAGCACCTCTTCCACATGTGAAACGGGAACGATCCGCAATGCGTCTTTGACCACGTCCGGGATATCGTCGAGATCCCTTTTGTAGTTTTTGGCGGGAATGAGCACCGTTTTCATCTTCGCCTTGTAAGCGGCGATCAGCTTCTCCTTCAGCCCGCCGATCGGCAGCACTTTGCCCGTCAGCGTCAGCTCGCCCGTCATCGCCACGTCAGGACGCACCCTGTACTCGCCAAAGATCGACGCGATCGCCGTCGCCATCGTGATGCCGGCACTCGGCCCGTCTTTTGGCGTCGCCCCTTCGGGCACGTGGATATGCAGATCGTACCGCTTGTAGACTTCGCTCGGCTCCACCTTGATCTTCTCTTCCCGCTCTTTGGCGGTTTTGGGAATGATCCGCTCGTCGATCTTCAGTTTGCCCTGGTCGATCAGCGTCTTGACCACGCTGAGCGCGATGCGCGCCGACTCCTTCATGACGTCGCCGAGGCTTCCTGTCAGCTGCAGCCCTCCCTTGCCCTTGATCTTGATGGTCTCGATCTTCAGTACGTCGCCTCCCACCGCCGTCCAGGCGAGGCCGTTGACGACGCCGACCGTCGGAACCTTGTCGCTCTGGTCGATCTCGAATATCGGCTTGTCGAGGAACTCCTGCAGATTCTTCACGTTCACCGTCACTTTTTGGATAGTCGGATCGCTGAGAATCTCTTTGGCGGCTTTTCGGATCATGTCGGCGATACGCCGGCGGAGATTGCGCACGCCCGCCTCTCTTGTATAGTTCTCGATCACCATCTCCAGCGCCGCTTTCGTAATCGAGAACTCGCTCTTTTTCAGCGCGTGCTTACGAAGCTCCTGGGGAATCAGATAGCGCTTCGCGATCTCGTACTTCTCCTGGGGCGTGTAGCTGCTGAGAAAGATGAACTCCATCCGGTCGCGCAGCGGTCCCGGAATGGATGCCACGTCGTTTGCCGTGGCGATGAAGATCACCTGGCTCAGATCGATGTTGAAGTTGAGATAGTAGTCCCTGAAGGCACTGTTTTGTTCGGGGTCGAGAATCTCCAGCAGCACCGACGTCGGGTCGCCCCGCATGCTTCGCCCCACTTTGTCGATTTCGTCCAGAACCATCACGGGGTTCATTTCGCCCGCGTCGATGAGCCCCTGCACGATTCGCCCCGGCATCGCGCCGATGTAGGTACGCCGGTGGCCACGCAGTTCGTTGACATCTTCCAGCCCGCCCAGGGCGATGCGAACCAGCTTGCGCTTGAGCGCCTTGGAGATGGAGTTGGCCAAAGAGGTTTTGCCGATGCCCGGAGGTCCGGCGAAACAGAGGATTGCCCCTTTGATCTGGCTGTCGGCCACCCCCCGAAGCTCCGCCAGTTCGCGGACCGAAAAGTATTCGACGATCCGCTCTTTCGGTTTTTTGAGCCCGTAGTGGTCCTTGTCGAGCTGTCTTTGGACATCCTCGATCTTCAGGTGCTTCCTGGCCATTTTCCCGAAAGGGATCTCAAGCACCCAATCAAGCCACCCCTGGATCATGTTGGCGTCGGCCGAGTCGGGATGCATCCGCGAAAAACGGTCGATCTGCTTCTTGATCTCTTTGTAGGCGTCCTCGTTCATATGGGGCTTTTTGGCCTCGAGTTTTTTGTAGTACTCCTCGATCTCCTCTTCCCGCTGGGTGTCGGTGCCGAGTTCTTGCTGAATCTGCTTGAGCTGCTCTTTTAGGAAATACTCCTTGTTCACCTGCTCGATGCGGCTGTGGACCTTGGAACGGATCTCCTTCTGCAGCTTGCTCGCCTCGATTTCGGCACTGATGAGATCGATAAGAAGCAAAAGCCGCTGCTCCACGTCCTCTTCGATGAAGAGTTCGTAAGCTTCCGGCTTTTTGATCTTGATCGTGCTCGAGATCAGATCGGCGATGCGGTTGGGTTCATGGTTCTCTTCGATGGTGCGGACAAGATCGGGCGGGAACTGGTTGCTCACCTGCGAAAGCTGCCTGAGCTTTTCCCTGAGCACCTCCATAAGCGCCTCGATCTTCAGTTCGTTGTAGGGTTTCGCGTGGATCACGTCCACCTTCGCTATCAGCGGCGAGCGGCTGACCTCTTCGATGATGCGCCCCCGAGCGAGCCCCTGGAAAAGAACTTTGATCCGTCCATCAGGCAGCGTCACCTTCCGCATGATCGAACCGATGACGCCGGCATTGTAGATGGCGTCGAAGCTTCTCTCCCCCTCGTGCCCCGGTTTGGTCGGGCAGACCATGACCAAAGAGTTGGTCTCGACCGCTTCCACGGCCGCCTGGACGTTTTTCTCGTCGCTGAGGAATATCGGGGAAATCATAAAGGGATACAAAAAGAGGTCATCTTCGACGATCACCGGAATATCGGCGGGAAAAGCGCTGTAATCGCTAAGTTGCATATAAAAATCCTTTTTTATGAAAAATCTGTTCTAAATATGTCGATAATCTGGGCAAAGGCCGCTTTGGCGGCACTTTTATTTTCCTGTAAGTTTATATATTTTTTTGTTCCGTTTGTCAAGGCCGCTCTAATGCGTCGGCATGCCGTCACATTTGCGTCACCTCCTCCATCCGCTCTCAACGGATGGTATGCAAAGCATGAGCGAAGTCACGCTTTGGCGGAGGGGTGTCCGTCTCCGTCACCCCTGAGGCTGTAAAACCGAAGAATGCAAGATAACGTTTGGCCTGTTACCTCGCGTGGGTCATTCAAACAGCCAACCGAACCATCCGCCGGAGGGAGGCTCGATGTCGTCGGCTTTTATCCAGCTCGCTTCGTTGCGTTTGCGGTAGATGGCCGCCGCTTTGGGTTTGTCGCGGCGGTCGTAGAGCCGGGCGATCTTTTCGTTGAGCAGGAAGCGGGTCATCTCCAGCCGCACCTCCATCGTGTGGACCATCGGCGTGAACTCACCTTTCGGATAGGTGACGATGTAGTTTCTCGCCCGAATCAGCGTGTCGGAGATGAGCTTCTGGTCGCGCTGGGGCGAATGAAGGCCGTAGAAAGCGGCTTTGATCTGTATGAATTCGGCCAGTTCCCGGTTCTTGAAGCTGCCGTAGCGTTTCATGTACTCTTCAAGATAGAAGTTGGCCAGCAGATACTCCTCGTTGTCTATGTGGGCCTGCATCAAAATCAACATCGCCTGGGGAATGAGGGGGGAGCTGATATGTTCGCTCTCCAGTGACGTGAAGATGTTGTCCGCCTTCTCCAGGTTCCCCGACGCGATCTTTTTCATCATCTTCTGGTACCAGTAAAGAGCCGGTTTTTCGTACTCCTCTTCGCTTTTCGCGCCGCAGCCGGCCCAAAACACCATCGTCAAAACTCCCGTCACGAATATCAGAGCGATTCGCTGCATCGATTGCCTTTTCAGTATTGTCATAGGTTGTCTGGAATAAACTATAGATCGATTTTAGCCGATATATTATTACTACCGCATTAAAGGATGCCTCTCCATGGATTTCAAAGTGGTCCTGCCTATACTGGGTTTCGACACTCTCGAAGAGGTCGAACTTGAACCGATCGACGAAATATTCTACACTCTAAGGAACAAGCGGGGCGAAACGCCCGCCTTCACCCTGATACAGCCCGGCGCGCTGCGCGGCGACTATGTTTTCGAGCTCCCCGAAAGCGCCGAAAAGAAACTGGCGCTCGAAAAGGAGGAGGACGCGATGGTGCTGAACATCATGATCGTCGATACGCCGTTGGAGAACTCCCATGTCAACTTCATCGCCCCCCTCGTATTCAACAAAACGAAAGGGACGATGGGGCAGGTGGTTCTTGATTCCGCCAACTATTCCGACTACGGGCTCGCCGAGCCGCTGAAACACTATCTCGAATCCGCGGAGAGTGAAAAATGAGACTGACAATCGTCGGCCCGGGAAAGATGGCCCTCGCCCTGGCCAAAGGCCTCGAGAAAGAGCACGAACTCACCATCGTCGGACGTGACGGCGAAAAGCTCCTCCACTTCACGCGGCAGCTGGCCAGACACGCCAAAACGGCCCTGCTTGAAAAGTACGAAACGGAAGGGCAGACCCTCATTCTATGCGTCAAGCCCCACGCCCTCAAAGAGGTCGCCAAAGAGCTCAGAGGCAAAGCGGCGGCCATCTACTCCATCCTCGCCGGCACCGATATCGAAACGCTGAAAAAGGCGCTGAAAGCGGAAAGCTACATCCGGGCCATGCCCAATCTCGCCGCCGAGTATTTCGCCTCCATGACCACCCTCACGGGCGAGAAAAACAAAAAAGAGGAGGCCAAGACCCTTTTCGCCTCCATCGGAAACACCCTCTGGGTCGAGAGCGAAAAGGAGCTCGATATCGCCACCGCCGTCGCCGGCAGCGGCCCGGCCTACCTGGCGCTGGTAGCCGAAGCGCTTGCCGACGGCGCCGTCAAAGAGGGTCTTGGGCGCGCCGACGCGATGAAGCTGGTCGAAGGCCTCTTCGCCGGTTTCGCACCGCTTATCGCCCACAGTCATCCCGCCCTCATAAAAGACGCCGTCATGAGCCCCGGGGGCACCACCGCCGCGGGATACGGGGCGCTGGAAGCCGCAGGCGCCCGTGACGCCTTTATCGAAGCCGTCGAAAAAGCCTACAAAAAGACCCTCTGACTTCACCGGCTTCATATGCCGGCTTTTTTTGCGGATATTTTTTTCGAAATACCCTAAAGCTTTTCAATTTTGTGCCGATACTCTTTCCGTAATGGGACAGTAGACACAAATTCCCGTCCACTGTTCAAGGTCGTTAACATTAAGAAGCATTTTACCGCCATGCGGTTAAAATAGATATCAAGGTGGGTGGTTGGGATGCATAAATTACACAACAATACGCTATTTTTATGCACTTCTCTTTTTTTTCCCGCCCTCAAGAGCCGAAGGGGACAAGAATGAAGACAAAGAGTCTTTTAAAACAGATATTCTCACTGATTTTGGGTATATTATTCGTACAAACATGGGTGTACGGCGGAGTATCCGGTAAACCGGATATCGAAATCACCTCTTTGACGGACTCGCCAGACCCGGTATCGGCAGGCGGAGACATAACCTATACTGTCAATATAAAAAATTCGAGCGCGGACGTTTCTGCCTTCAATGTTTATGTCGATTTCTCTTCCTCTTCCTCTCTTTCTCTTACCAAAATTTCAGGAAGCGGCTGGAGCTGCTCCAGCAATCACTGCACTTACGCTTCACCTCTTCCCGCGGGTACATCGGCGACAACCCTGAAAGTCAAAAGAACAGCCCCCAACAGCGGCGGAACCATCAATCTGACAGCCCACGCAGATTCCGACACCACAGACGGTGACACAAGCAACAATGTCAAAACCGTCACAACGACCGTAGAAGCCCCCAAAGAACCCAAACTGAAAATCACCAAAACAGCCAACACGACCGACATGAATGTCAACGATTCGGTCACATTCACACTCAAAGCCCAAAACACGGGGGATGCCACTGCGACAGGAACGAAGATAACCGACACCGTTCCTTCCATTTTCGACATCACCTCTTACTCTTCGGGATGCTCGAAAAGCGGTCAAAAGGTGACATGCACCATTGGCAACCTGAATGCGGGCGCAAGCAAGACATTCAGAATCTACGCCAAAGCAAAAGAGCCGGGCGATGCCACAAACACCGCCAAAATAACGGCTGACAATGCCAGCAGCAAAACCAGCAGTGTCAGCCTGCATGTCAGAGGGGTCAAACTTCAGGCTAATACCGTGTCGGCGTACAGTGTCGCAAGTGGTGAAAAAACCACGTTCAAATACCGCGTCAAAAACAACGGAGACGCAACAGCCCAAAACACCTATCTTTATATCGATCTCGATGATGCGTTCACCATCACGTCAAACGGCGGATGCACCACTCTAAGCGGGAAAAAACTCAAATGCGGTCCCTATACGCTCAATGCGGGAAGCTACTCACCCACAATAACAGTCGAAGCACGGGCACCGGAAGTAAGCAGCAGCCGTTCATACAAAACCGTTTTCAGTGCCCAAACCACTTCAGCGGGCAATCCTTCCGATATCTCTTCATCGAGATGGAAAACCATTTATGCTGTCAATCTGTCGATTAGCAAAAACGTCAGTCCGACCGAAGTGGGTCCCGGAGACGACGCAACGTTCACCATTCGTGTCACCAACAAGACAGGGGCCACGGTATCCGGCGTCAAGATGGAAGATACCCTTCCTTCCGGTTTTTCCATCAGTAGTCTCTCGCCTTCAGAATGCAGCAAAAGCGGACGCAAAGTCACTTGTAATTTTTCTTCGCTGAGCAACAATGCCCATAAAGATATCACAGTCCATGTCAAAGCTCCGACTTCATTGGGCACCTACACGAATACCGCAGAGACAACCTCTACCCATGCAACCCGTTCATGGAGTGACGATGCGACATTGAGAGTCAGTGGTGCCCATCTTTCCGTTGACAAACGGGTTTCTCCCTCCTACGTTGCACCGGGCGGCGAGGTCGTATATACGATTGAGGTCACGAACGACGGATTCGACACCGCACACAATGTTCTTGTCGATGACAGCAGTTTCCCCGCAGGTTTCAGTGTCACAAAAATCGAACCGGCCGGTTGTACACTCTCCTCCTGCAATCTTGGCGATATCGCTGTTAACCAGACCAAAACCATGAAAATTTGGGCAGATGCCGCTAGTTCTGCCGGCAATTACACCAATACCGCCGTGGCCGAGGACAATCAACACAACAGGGGACAGGACAGTGCCACCGTACATGTTCAAAATGTCGATATTCAGGCGATTCTTCAATGCACGGATTATGTCGCCATCAGTGGGAACTATGTCTGCTACGCTTATATCAGAGAGAGGAATGCTCCTGCCGTCACCAATGCCGAATTGACATTTTCACTTCCAAGTGACGTCAACCGTGCCTCTTTCAGGGGGTCGAAAATCGACAATATCGACAGTCGTTTTACCTGTTCGGTCAGCGGAAGAGACGTCCATTGCCAGATGAAGAGCGGCGAACAGATTTCCCAGGGTTACACACGAGTCGTACGCGTATTGATCAAAGCCTTCGATGCGGCGGTTTTTGATACAACAGGCTTCAATAAAAACGGTATTGTCCATAGTCTCGACGTTTCCACAACACTTTCGGACGGCAACAGTGGCAACAATCACGATGAAGAGACGACGTGGGTACGGGGTGCCAATCCCTCCATCACCAAAACCGGCGATTCCGCCACCGGTCCAGGACATGAAATGACCTATACCATTCGCGTTCGAAACTGGCCGCGGGACAATGTCAACAATCAGACAAGACCAAGTACCACAGCGACCCACATCGAAATCACAGACCCTCTGCCGCTGGAAGTGGAGTTCGTCAGTGCATCGGGTTCGAACTGGACATGCCCCGCATCCATCCCGGGGAATCTTCTGACATGTACCTACGCCTCTTCGATCGCTCCCAATCACAGCGCGGACGATTTGCATATCACCGTCAGGGTCAAAGATGACATATCGCTGGGTTCGAATATCGTCAATTCGATATTCGTTACAAACGATACACCCGAACTGAAAGCCAATCCCGATTTGACGGTTGACAATGAAGACAGCTGGACAACAACCGTTGAAGGCGCACATCTTTCAACTTCTGTGTCCAGTTCGCTCGATAGTGTCATCGAAACCAACAAAGTCGTTTTCGACTTCACCGTACGTAACGACGGTTACGCGCCAGCCGGCGAGGTCAATGCGACATTCGATTTCGACAGGCCCGATCTGATCGATTCCCTTTCGCTCCTTTCCGCACCCTCCTATTGCCGCATCGTCGACAAGTCTGTCGAGTGCAACACCTCCGAACTTGCGGACGGTGACGAGATTACAGCAGAAGTCGAAGCGACAACCGCCAATGTCGACAGCGACCAGGTAGTCACCGCAAGAGTGCAGGCGGACGCGAACAACACCGATCCAAGCAGCGCGGAAAAAAGTGTGACGATCGTCGATTTCGCGACCTATGCCGAATGGCGAATGGACGACTGCCATATCAAATGGAAGCAGCGTACTGTCAAAGAGGAGAATGGACGTTTCCCCGGCACAACAGAAAAAAAAGTCGGCAAAGTTTTAAAGGGTAAAGTCTGTTCGGCTATCAGAGTCAATAAAAACAACAGTGGTAACAACAAAATCAAAACCAGCCTCGACATCAACGA
This genomic interval from Hydrogenimonas urashimensis contains the following:
- a CDS encoding nitrate- and nitrite sensing domain-containing protein gives rise to the protein MQVGIRSKLKLISLIPILLLLGFASYFLYQSSTNYFKGQTFNERMVYSSIINDLATQLAKERGMTSIYIASNGKKIKESLASQRKEVDKVAGRLKSYLSQHPEIAPKKLITMLLGILHKKRQQIDTLEITFDEAFFNYYSVLIKALLDEIDAVSSTGPDSEITNEAKAFISFAKAKEASGIERGFMSYILTRYTKMSDEELQKWIHYIGKADTYEYSFIGDENLRKRIRTILENDEAKEIFDELAQARTEILHSINDGYYTIDPTLWFNLNTEKISILVNAQKVIMKEMNRKTAETLQEQMYIAVASGALWIISIILAIIGFIVSREITQNIKNLETILQNVAESTNQKVDINLDTPEGTAKAYALLQAIIEETRREQQRAEEASEAKSLFLANMSHEIRTPLNGIVGFTELLKNTELKGEQKEFVSIIEKSSENLLEIINNILDLSKIESNKVEIENIVFNPIEEFESAVEIYAVKAAEKHVNLACFIDPRLNQPIKGDPTKIKEILINLMSNAVKFTNQGGSINVEIRKVHASDPEKCAISFSVEDTGIGISPDKKAHIFEAFSQADTSVTRKFGGTGLGLTISARYAELMGGKLDLESELGKGTKFFFTIEFEELPQMNEDLRDHFTNVSVAFFTSPSQSKKQDEYIKEYLDYFGAQFIPFSAPEELIKLATEKKAQSALIDADYASDSDLRKMGKTPIHCNVIIKSTQQKRIEALRLHCEKIIYEPVNVTKMISLLKAATSEVTKEARRPLLDIDHIGFSAKALVAEDNTINQKLIKRTLEDLGLTVELADNGLEAFEKRRNGDYDIIFMDISMPVMDGVEATHEILDYEEDEDIPHVPIIALTANALKGDRERFLAEGLDEYTTKPLIREEIVSILKKFLGDKMYTKEPTESAAKRMEKSKKAAAAATAPQESVSFDEVQEAALATEETAAPGDTAKADTILVLKKSPLEGKIFANLLHQLGYKVDMAESPKELGDKLNENVAIVFVDKETEGLALEPLSREVKMSAPQAALILMTDPATQVDENERRFCDEVIINLVNRDLIRLIIEKFMKHEG
- a CDS encoding response regulator, whose product is MGKIKVLVVDDDMINRKLMAAMLKKHPNIGEIIEAADGQEAITLLRDLDDIDVVLLDIIMPIMDGISVLQIMNSDPKLQNIPVIVLTTDESKKTEALNSGANDFIAKPVREQDIVGKIERLTSL
- the lon gene encoding endopeptidase La, translating into MQLSDYSAFPADIPVIVEDDLFLYPFMISPIFLSDEKNVQAAVEAVETNSLVMVCPTKPGHEGERSFDAIYNAGVIGSIMRKVTLPDGRIKVLFQGLARGRIIEEVSRSPLIAKVDVIHAKPYNELKIEALMEVLREKLRQLSQVSNQFPPDLVRTIEENHEPNRIADLISSTIKIKKPEAYELFIEEDVEQRLLLLIDLISAEIEASKLQKEIRSKVHSRIEQVNKEYFLKEQLKQIQQELGTDTQREEEIEEYYKKLEAKKPHMNEDAYKEIKKQIDRFSRMHPDSADANMIQGWLDWVLEIPFGKMARKHLKIEDVQRQLDKDHYGLKKPKERIVEYFSVRELAELRGVADSQIKGAILCFAGPPGIGKTSLANSISKALKRKLVRIALGGLEDVNELRGHRRTYIGAMPGRIVQGLIDAGEMNPVMVLDEIDKVGRSMRGDPTSVLLEILDPEQNSAFRDYYLNFNIDLSQVIFIATANDVASIPGPLRDRMEFIFLSSYTPQEKYEIAKRYLIPQELRKHALKKSEFSITKAALEMVIENYTREAGVRNLRRRIADMIRKAAKEILSDPTIQKVTVNVKNLQEFLDKPIFEIDQSDKVPTVGVVNGLAWTAVGGDVLKIETIKIKGKGGLQLTGSLGDVMKESARIALSVVKTLIDQGKLKIDERIIPKTAKEREEKIKVEPSEVYKRYDLHIHVPEGATPKDGPSAGITMATAIASIFGEYRVRPDVAMTGELTLTGKVLPIGGLKEKLIAAYKAKMKTVLIPAKNYKRDLDDIPDVVKDALRIVPVSHVEEVLKEALIIE
- a CDS encoding outer membrane protein assembly factor BamD, which encodes MQRIALIFVTGVLTMVFWAGCGAKSEEEYEKPALYWYQKMMKKIASGNLEKADNIFTSLESEHISSPLIPQAMLILMQAHIDNEEYLLANFYLEEYMKRYGSFKNRELAEFIQIKAAFYGLHSPQRDQKLISDTLIRARNYIVTYPKGEFTPMVHTMEVRLEMTRFLLNEKIARLYDRRDKPKAAAIYRKRNEASWIKADDIEPPSGGWFGWLFE
- the fliW gene encoding flagellar assembly protein FliW, yielding MDFKVVLPILGFDTLEEVELEPIDEIFYTLRNKRGETPAFTLIQPGALRGDYVFELPESAEKKLALEKEEDAMVLNIMIVDTPLENSHVNFIAPLVFNKTKGTMGQVVLDSANYSDYGLAEPLKHYLESAESEK
- a CDS encoding pyrroline-5-carboxylate reductase, with the protein product MRLTIVGPGKMALALAKGLEKEHELTIVGRDGEKLLHFTRQLARHAKTALLEKYETEGQTLILCVKPHALKEVAKELRGKAAAIYSILAGTDIETLKKALKAESYIRAMPNLAAEYFASMTTLTGEKNKKEEAKTLFASIGNTLWVESEKELDIATAVAGSGPAYLALVAEALADGAVKEGLGRADAMKLVEGLFAGFAPLIAHSHPALIKDAVMSPGGTTAAGYGALEAAGARDAFIEAVEKAYKKTL